One Myxococcus xanthus genomic region harbors:
- a CDS encoding ELWxxDGT repeat protein: protein MRRLADIHPGPQEAAIQEGLHGDGLLFFTADDGQHGAELWTSSGTQGEGTRLLRDIAPGPEGSNPTDLTRVGDRLFFIADDGVNGRALWTSDGTSEGTSLVKRVLPIGAGQGEGQTLVAYKGRLYFSAAAPGGAHGNELWTSDGTDAGTHEVADLVPGEDSSFPRRFTVHDGSLYFVISVGEENWLVRSEGGAAFTPLLKVFEDTVIFRMKSVGGRLFFLVDPDEGEATLYVTDGTAAGTRRLRFFPGRYPHDLVPFQGRLYFSAGSDAPEGEELWVSDGTVSGTRRVKDIRPGAEGSAPAFLAVLGDHLYFAADDGQHGRELWVSDGTSKGTKLFADLVPGTEGASPTEVTAIQGWLFFGATTGHGAEPWVSNGTVSSTRKLDAGTARAPRAFIRSGWDVFFTAEDEASGRELYALPFRPANECTQTKP, encoded by the coding sequence GTGCGCAGGCTCGCGGACATCCACCCCGGCCCCCAGGAGGCAGCCATCCAGGAAGGCCTCCACGGGGATGGCTTGCTCTTCTTCACCGCGGATGACGGTCAACACGGCGCCGAGCTGTGGACGAGCAGCGGCACGCAGGGCGAAGGAACCCGGCTGCTCCGGGACATCGCGCCGGGACCGGAGGGCTCCAACCCCACCGACCTCACACGCGTGGGAGACCGGCTCTTCTTCATCGCGGACGATGGGGTGAATGGCCGCGCCCTGTGGACCAGCGACGGCACGTCCGAAGGTACGTCCCTGGTGAAGCGCGTGCTTCCCATTGGCGCCGGCCAGGGAGAGGGACAGACGCTGGTCGCGTACAAGGGCCGGCTCTACTTCTCCGCCGCCGCGCCGGGTGGCGCGCACGGCAACGAGCTGTGGACCAGCGATGGCACGGACGCGGGCACCCATGAGGTCGCGGACCTCGTCCCAGGCGAGGACAGTTCCTTCCCTCGTCGCTTCACCGTTCACGACGGCTCGCTCTACTTCGTCATCAGCGTGGGCGAAGAGAACTGGCTCGTGCGAAGCGAAGGCGGCGCGGCCTTCACGCCCCTCCTCAAGGTCTTCGAGGACACGGTCATCTTCCGCATGAAGTCCGTGGGCGGAAGGCTCTTCTTCCTCGTGGACCCCGACGAAGGCGAGGCCACGCTCTACGTCACGGACGGCACGGCGGCGGGCACACGTCGCCTGCGCTTCTTTCCGGGCCGGTACCCGCACGACCTGGTGCCGTTCCAGGGCCGGCTCTATTTCAGTGCGGGCTCGGACGCGCCGGAGGGCGAGGAACTGTGGGTCAGCGACGGCACGGTGTCCGGCACGCGGCGGGTGAAGGACATCCGGCCCGGAGCGGAGGGCTCGGCGCCGGCGTTCCTGGCCGTGCTTGGAGATCACCTCTACTTCGCGGCGGATGACGGCCAGCACGGCCGCGAGCTGTGGGTGAGCGATGGCACGTCGAAAGGAACGAAGCTCTTCGCGGACCTGGTGCCCGGGACGGAGGGCGCATCCCCCACCGAGGTGACTGCCATCCAGGGCTGGCTCTTCTTCGGCGCGACGACGGGGCATGGCGCGGAGCCCTGGGTGAGCAACGGCACTGTGTCCAGCACCCGGAAGCTCGACGCGGGGACCGCGCGAGCCCCACGCGCCTTCATCCGCTCCGGCTGGGACGTGTTCTTCACCGCCGAGGACGAAGCCAGCGGGCGCGAGCTCTACGCCCTGCCCTTCCGTCCCGCCAACGAGTGCACTCAGACGAAACCCTGA
- the mxcL gene encoding myxochelin B biosynthesis transaminase MxcL: MDTPVKKHPSLPRPIQGELKLDRSNQLLAEARRLVPGVTQSMMKRPEMFALGAFPVFLAKGKGALVEDVDGQEYIDFIGGLGANMLGHNDPAVVNAIREHLEEGVLHSLPTPVEVSAAQTLVDLIPGAEMARFFKTGADATSAAVRLARHITGKQKIITVGYNGWHDHFMFDTPGVPAALAALTLRMPLFTPPDEPALLASIEKNASELALVLLSVPYNRPLTPAFLQQVRATCTANNVLFALDEVVTGFRLAVGGAQEFFDVRADFVTLSKSIAGGMPLSAIAGPAKHLSRLSELQVSTTFGGELLSLYVCDAVLKGYRDGAYIQHLAHLGRKLREGVNAQAEAAGSSLRVIGYDAIPFFLFAKDPTEHAKQMQPFQAGMARRGILLRRDVTFLSTAHTEEQIDYAIEMTGEVLRSLAQPAAA; encoded by the coding sequence ATGGACACTCCCGTCAAGAAGCACCCTTCCCTGCCTCGTCCCATCCAGGGCGAGCTGAAGCTCGACCGCTCCAACCAGCTCCTCGCCGAGGCGCGGCGGCTGGTCCCCGGCGTCACGCAGTCCATGATGAAGCGCCCGGAGATGTTCGCGCTCGGCGCCTTCCCCGTGTTCCTGGCCAAGGGCAAGGGCGCGCTGGTGGAGGACGTGGACGGCCAGGAGTACATCGACTTCATCGGCGGCCTGGGCGCCAACATGCTGGGCCACAATGACCCAGCCGTGGTGAACGCCATCCGGGAGCACCTGGAGGAAGGGGTCCTCCACTCGCTGCCCACGCCCGTGGAGGTCTCCGCCGCCCAGACGCTGGTGGACCTCATCCCCGGCGCGGAGATGGCGCGCTTCTTCAAGACGGGCGCGGATGCCACGTCCGCCGCCGTGCGCCTGGCGCGCCACATCACCGGCAAGCAGAAGATCATCACCGTCGGCTACAACGGCTGGCACGACCACTTCATGTTCGACACGCCGGGCGTCCCGGCCGCGCTGGCGGCGCTGACCCTTCGGATGCCGCTCTTCACGCCCCCGGACGAACCGGCCCTGCTGGCCAGCATCGAGAAGAACGCCAGCGAGCTCGCCCTGGTGCTGTTGTCGGTGCCCTACAACCGGCCCCTCACCCCGGCCTTCCTGCAACAGGTGCGCGCCACGTGCACCGCGAACAACGTCCTGTTCGCCCTGGACGAAGTCGTCACCGGCTTCCGGCTCGCCGTGGGCGGCGCCCAGGAGTTCTTCGACGTCCGCGCGGACTTCGTCACGCTGTCCAAGAGCATCGCTGGCGGCATGCCGCTGTCGGCCATCGCCGGTCCGGCGAAGCACCTGAGCCGCCTGAGCGAGCTCCAGGTGTCCACCACCTTCGGCGGTGAGCTGCTGTCGCTGTACGTGTGCGACGCGGTGCTGAAGGGCTACCGGGATGGCGCCTACATCCAGCACCTGGCCCACCTGGGCCGCAAGCTGCGCGAGGGCGTCAACGCCCAGGCGGAGGCCGCGGGCTCATCGTTGCGCGTGATTGGCTACGACGCGATTCCCTTCTTCCTGTTCGCCAAGGACCCGACGGAGCACGCGAAGCAGATGCAGCCCTTCCAGGCGGGCATGGCCCGCCGGGGCATCCTGCTGCGCCGCGACGTCACCTTCCTCAGCACGGCGCACACGGAGGAGCAGATTGACTACGCCATCGAGATGACGGGCGAAGTCCTCCGCTCCCTCGCGCAGCCGGCGGCGGCCTAG
- a CDS encoding membrane dipeptidase: MQRCIGAAPRRFLSLSLLSVMALSQGCQPTDEDLSVEESATGEVAQPVSVPGFAEMHHHMFAEEAFGGGWFHGKHNGSLVSCDGGFPESDHARVRMDLGSMLNVCPNAGGINLSGVPVLSQMFGVGGAVASEIIGEVEGTEGDTGLHLGRMSVPTQWPRWDTIAHQQAWEGWLQQAHQGGMSLVTISLVSNEFLCRALPYQNIKRPCDEMVDVDVQLQMARDFDARTPWAEIALSPAHARQIIASGKLAMVLSIESSKLFGTKNWQSELNRVYSLGVRSIQPVHQLDNRFGGAAPHNAIFQVSQFLENCHVDTDCGLTGNGFTLGFDVDANCKNTKGLTSEGRALVAEMMNKGMLVDVAHMSERSVDDTFAIAQSRNYYPMYISHGHFREVMHPGLAANEKTTPASIIRYLRQTGGMFGLRTAHDETRDYTRTPVANNCQGSTRSLAQAYEFGRLGLKVNMGFGADLNGFIQQTRPRFGPHGACSAGFAAEAAFQAQQQLTAGPPPLGTDFDNYGLAHVGLLPDVVRDLKQLGVNTTGLEGSSETFIRMWERATGTRTGMADSAANIDTSGVAAYVPKETRAAQYPTSSTCTNDSDCASTQYCGWGLNAGKCQNKKAKGAICGSARECLSNNCRWTLTCG; encoded by the coding sequence ATGCAGCGATGTATCGGAGCAGCCCCACGGCGTTTCCTGTCCCTCTCCCTCCTGTCCGTCATGGCGCTGAGCCAGGGGTGCCAACCCACGGATGAAGACTTGTCTGTCGAGGAGTCCGCGACGGGCGAAGTCGCACAGCCCGTCTCGGTTCCTGGCTTCGCGGAGATGCACCACCACATGTTCGCCGAGGAGGCGTTCGGCGGTGGTTGGTTCCACGGCAAGCACAACGGCTCCCTGGTGAGCTGTGACGGTGGCTTTCCGGAGAGCGACCACGCGCGCGTTCGCATGGACCTGGGCTCCATGCTCAACGTGTGCCCCAACGCAGGCGGAATCAACCTGAGCGGCGTGCCGGTGCTGTCGCAGATGTTCGGGGTGGGCGGCGCGGTGGCGTCGGAAATCATCGGCGAGGTCGAAGGAACGGAGGGCGACACCGGTCTCCACCTGGGCCGGATGAGCGTGCCCACGCAGTGGCCGCGATGGGACACCATCGCGCATCAGCAGGCCTGGGAGGGCTGGCTGCAGCAGGCGCATCAGGGTGGCATGTCCCTGGTCACCATCTCCCTGGTGAGCAACGAGTTCCTCTGCAGGGCGCTGCCGTACCAGAACATCAAGCGTCCATGTGACGAGATGGTGGACGTGGACGTGCAGTTGCAGATGGCGCGTGACTTCGACGCTCGCACGCCGTGGGCGGAGATCGCGCTGTCGCCGGCGCACGCGCGGCAGATCATCGCCTCCGGCAAGCTGGCCATGGTGCTCTCCATCGAGTCGAGCAAGCTGTTCGGCACCAAGAACTGGCAGTCCGAGCTCAACCGCGTCTACTCGCTGGGCGTGCGCTCCATCCAGCCGGTGCACCAACTGGACAACCGTTTCGGCGGCGCGGCGCCCCACAACGCCATCTTCCAGGTCTCGCAGTTCTTGGAGAACTGCCACGTGGACACCGACTGCGGCCTCACGGGCAACGGCTTCACGCTAGGCTTCGATGTGGACGCCAACTGCAAGAACACCAAGGGCCTGACGTCCGAGGGCCGGGCGCTGGTCGCCGAGATGATGAACAAGGGCATGCTCGTCGACGTGGCGCACATGTCCGAGCGCTCCGTGGACGACACGTTCGCCATCGCCCAGAGCCGCAACTACTACCCCATGTACATCTCCCACGGTCATTTCCGTGAGGTGATGCACCCGGGGCTCGCCGCCAACGAGAAGACGACGCCCGCGTCCATCATCCGCTACCTGCGTCAGACGGGCGGCATGTTCGGCCTGCGCACCGCGCACGATGAGACGCGCGACTACACCCGCACGCCGGTCGCCAACAACTGCCAGGGCTCCACGCGCTCGCTGGCGCAGGCCTATGAGTTCGGCCGCCTGGGCCTCAAGGTGAACATGGGCTTTGGCGCGGACCTCAACGGCTTCATCCAGCAGACCCGCCCGCGGTTCGGCCCCCACGGCGCCTGCTCGGCCGGCTTCGCCGCGGAGGCGGCGTTCCAGGCGCAGCAGCAGCTCACCGCTGGCCCGCCGCCGCTGGGCACGGACTTCGACAACTACGGCCTGGCCCACGTGGGCCTGCTGCCGGACGTGGTGCGTGACCTGAAGCAGCTCGGCGTCAACACCACGGGCCTGGAGGGCTCGTCCGAGACGTTCATCCGGATGTGGGAGCGGGCCACCGGAACGCGCACCGGCATGGCGGACAGCGCGGCGAACATCGACACCAGCGGTGTGGCGGCCTACGTGCCGAAGGAGACCCGCGCGGCCCAGTATCCGACCAGCTCCACCTGCACCAACGACAGCGACTGCGCCAGCACCCAGTACTGCGGCTGGGGGCTCAACGCCGGCAAGTGTCAGAACAAGAAGGCCAAGGGCGCCATCTGCGGCAGCGCGCGGGAGTGTCTGTCCAACAACTGCCGGTGGACCCTGACCTGCGGCTGA
- the mxcK gene encoding myxochelin export MFS transporter MxcK → MTASFSPRQERLLILLLAGVQFTHLLDFMIVLPLGPEFMRLFSLSAAQFGTLVSSYTLASAAMGVLGLAWVDRFGRRSTLLVILGGFITATLACGAAQSHAWLLVARSIAGGCAGLMGAVIMSIIADTIPGERRGQAIGTVMSSLGLSAVAGVPLSLGMANMLGWRAPFWAIGVLGALLWFGLLAVLPRLDAHVTTDSDRQAPSVTALFTPGFALGWLLTFSVAFSSFLLIPYLSAFMVGNLGLKQTDLPWVYLAGGAATLLAARQVGRWVDRFGPARVLGLLLVGTMVPHLGFTHLPAAPLPVVMVAFVLFMSLTSTRPIPTIALISAKVPPPLRGRYMAMNMAASDGASGLAAWASGLMLATTPGGALVGFGLAGWLAVGVTTVSLFILWTFGRSAVPLNAAPTPR, encoded by the coding sequence GTGACCGCCTCGTTCTCACCGCGACAGGAGCGTCTGCTCATCCTGCTGCTGGCGGGCGTGCAGTTCACCCACTTGCTGGACTTCATGATCGTCCTGCCGCTGGGGCCGGAGTTCATGCGGCTGTTCAGTCTGTCAGCCGCGCAGTTCGGAACGTTGGTGTCCTCCTACACGTTGGCCTCCGCCGCCATGGGCGTGCTGGGGCTCGCGTGGGTCGACAGGTTTGGCCGCAGAAGCACGTTGCTGGTCATCCTGGGAGGGTTCATCACAGCCACGCTGGCCTGCGGCGCGGCGCAGAGCCACGCGTGGCTGCTGGTGGCCCGAAGCATCGCGGGAGGATGTGCGGGCCTCATGGGCGCGGTCATCATGTCCATCATCGCGGACACCATCCCCGGTGAACGCCGGGGCCAGGCCATTGGCACGGTGATGTCATCGCTCGGGTTGTCTGCGGTGGCGGGTGTTCCCCTGAGCCTGGGCATGGCCAACATGCTCGGCTGGCGCGCGCCCTTCTGGGCCATTGGCGTCCTTGGGGCGCTCCTGTGGTTCGGGCTGCTCGCCGTGCTTCCGCGACTGGATGCGCATGTCACCACGGACTCGGATCGTCAGGCGCCTTCCGTCACGGCGCTCTTCACGCCGGGCTTCGCGCTGGGCTGGCTGCTGACGTTCAGCGTCGCCTTCTCCAGCTTCTTGCTGATTCCGTACCTGAGCGCGTTCATGGTCGGAAACCTCGGACTGAAGCAGACCGACCTGCCCTGGGTGTACCTGGCTGGCGGCGCCGCCACGCTGCTCGCGGCGCGTCAGGTGGGCCGCTGGGTGGACCGGTTTGGCCCCGCCCGGGTGCTCGGGCTGCTGCTGGTGGGCACTATGGTGCCGCACCTGGGCTTCACGCACCTTCCCGCCGCTCCGCTGCCGGTGGTGATGGTCGCCTTCGTCCTCTTCATGTCCCTGACGTCCACGCGGCCCATCCCCACCATCGCGTTGATCTCCGCGAAGGTGCCGCCGCCGCTGCGCGGGCGGTACATGGCCATGAACATGGCCGCCAGCGACGGTGCCTCCGGGCTCGCGGCGTGGGCCAGCGGCCTGATGCTGGCCACCACGCCTGGCGGTGCGCTGGTGGGCTTCGGGCTGGCCGGATGGCTCGCCGTGGGCGTCACCACCGTTTCGCTCTTCATCCTCTGGACCTTTGGCCGTAGCGCCGTCCCGCTCAACGCGGCGCCCACGCCTCGGTGA
- a CDS encoding class II 3-deoxy-7-phosphoheptulonate synthase has protein sequence MTNPTWTPDSWRHKPVKYMPEDYPDAQALVQTEAELSRLPPLVFADETRQLTARLARVAEGKAILLQGGDCAESFKEFTTDNIRDTYRLLLQMAMVLTFAGNRPVVKVGRIAGQFAKPRSSPMETLGGVTLPSYRGDIINGMEFDAQARTPDPRRLLKAYHQSSATLNLLRAFAQRGYEELAEPQRWPQGGINRLLADRILESLSFMRALGVSPEPRSGSNAIDFFTSHEALLLNVEEAMTRAEPDGSGWYDSSAHMLWIGERTRQLDGGHVEFMRGIQNPIGIKCGPTMEPDEVLRLMDLLNPQGIPGRITLIGRFGADLVAERLPRLMAATRRDGRPVIWSIDPMHGNTHKAGNGYKTRSFDRILTEVCGFMDAAAAEGVHPGGLHLEMTGQNVTECLGGPQPVTEDDLSSRYHTHCDPRLNADQALQLAFLVAESMPSLRTHEARAA, from the coding sequence GTGACGAACCCCACCTGGACGCCAGACTCCTGGCGGCACAAGCCCGTCAAGTACATGCCGGAGGACTATCCGGACGCGCAGGCCCTGGTCCAGACCGAAGCCGAGCTGTCCCGCCTGCCTCCGCTCGTCTTCGCGGACGAGACGCGCCAGCTCACCGCCCGGCTCGCCAGGGTCGCCGAAGGCAAGGCCATCCTGCTGCAAGGCGGTGACTGCGCGGAGAGCTTCAAGGAGTTCACCACCGACAACATCCGGGACACCTACCGGCTGCTGTTGCAGATGGCCATGGTGCTGACCTTCGCCGGCAACCGGCCGGTGGTGAAGGTGGGCCGCATCGCCGGGCAGTTCGCCAAGCCGCGCTCCAGCCCCATGGAGACGCTGGGCGGCGTCACCCTGCCCAGCTACCGCGGGGACATCATCAACGGCATGGAGTTCGACGCCCAGGCGCGAACGCCCGACCCGCGCCGGCTGCTCAAGGCCTATCACCAGTCCTCCGCCACGCTGAACCTGCTGCGAGCCTTCGCCCAGCGCGGCTACGAGGAGCTCGCCGAGCCCCAGCGCTGGCCCCAGGGCGGCATCAACCGCTTGCTGGCGGACCGCATCCTCGAATCCCTGTCGTTCATGCGGGCGCTGGGTGTCAGCCCCGAGCCTCGCAGCGGCTCCAATGCCATCGACTTCTTCACCAGCCACGAAGCCCTGCTCCTCAACGTGGAGGAGGCCATGACGCGCGCCGAGCCCGACGGCAGCGGCTGGTACGACTCGTCCGCGCACATGCTGTGGATTGGCGAGCGCACCCGCCAGCTCGACGGCGGCCACGTGGAGTTCATGCGCGGCATCCAGAACCCCATTGGCATCAAGTGTGGCCCCACCATGGAGCCCGACGAAGTGCTCCGGCTGATGGACCTCCTCAATCCCCAGGGCATCCCGGGCCGCATCACCCTCATCGGGCGGTTTGGCGCGGACCTGGTCGCGGAACGGCTGCCCCGGCTCATGGCCGCCACCCGCCGGGACGGGCGCCCGGTCATCTGGTCCATCGACCCGATGCACGGCAACACCCACAAGGCCGGCAATGGCTACAAGACGCGCTCCTTCGACCGCATCCTCACGGAGGTGTGTGGCTTCATGGACGCGGCCGCCGCGGAAGGCGTCCACCCCGGGGGCCTGCACCTGGAGATGACGGGGCAGAACGTCACCGAATGCCTGGGCGGCCCACAGCCCGTGACGGAAGACGACCTCTCCAGCCGCTACCACACCCACTGCGATCCGCGCCTCAACGCGGACCAGGCCCTTCAGTTGGCCTTCCTCGTCGCCGAATCCATGCCGTCCCTTCGCACGCACGAAGCCCGTGCGGCCTGA
- a CDS encoding siderophore-interacting protein, with amino-acid sequence MTTTTERVYRRGPFPVKFRLLEVKRVTRVTPQMVRITLAGEDLEGFYSPGADDHVKLLFPEEGKRMPVIPTVTPTGLVLKEGERKPDARDYTPRRYDAAAGELDIDFVVHGTGPATTWASKAQVGDLLAVGGPRGSTFVAQDFSWYLLAGDQSALPAIGRILEELPEGTRAIVFCEVPDASEEQHFTTRANATVTWLHRNGVEAGHSDVLQQAIRGLEFPAGDYFAWVAGEAHTVRPIKDHLINERGANKSWVRVTGYWKRGTSDHHDAKG; translated from the coding sequence GTGACGACGACGACTGAGCGTGTCTATCGGCGGGGACCGTTCCCCGTGAAGTTCCGCCTCTTGGAGGTGAAGCGGGTGACGCGGGTGACGCCGCAGATGGTCCGCATCACCCTTGCGGGCGAGGACCTGGAGGGCTTCTACAGCCCCGGCGCGGACGACCACGTGAAGCTGCTGTTCCCGGAGGAGGGCAAGCGCATGCCTGTCATCCCCACGGTGACGCCCACGGGGTTGGTGCTGAAGGAAGGCGAGCGCAAGCCGGACGCGCGTGACTACACGCCGCGCCGCTATGACGCCGCGGCAGGCGAGCTGGACATCGACTTCGTGGTGCACGGCACGGGGCCCGCGACGACGTGGGCGAGCAAGGCGCAGGTGGGTGACCTGCTGGCCGTGGGTGGGCCGCGCGGCTCCACGTTCGTGGCGCAGGATTTCAGTTGGTACCTGCTCGCGGGCGATCAGTCAGCGCTGCCGGCCATTGGCCGCATCCTGGAGGAGCTGCCGGAGGGGACGCGCGCCATCGTGTTCTGCGAAGTCCCGGACGCGTCCGAGGAGCAGCACTTCACCACCCGCGCCAACGCGACAGTGACGTGGCTGCACCGCAACGGCGTGGAGGCGGGGCACTCGGACGTGTTGCAGCAGGCCATCCGCGGGCTGGAGTTCCCCGCGGGGGACTACTTCGCCTGGGTGGCGGGTGAGGCGCACACCGTGCGCCCCATCAAGGACCACCTCATCAACGAGCGTGGCGCCAACAAGAGCTGGGTCCGGGTGACGGGCTATTGGAAGCGCGGCACCTCGGACCACCACGACGCGAAGGGCTAG